Proteins encoded by one window of Megachile rotundata isolate GNS110a chromosome 10, iyMegRotu1, whole genome shotgun sequence:
- the PHRF1 gene encoding PHD and ring finger domains 1 isoform X2: MSSDNDQIPLPGKRKKLVIHDSNDSDESIVQSHRRKRTSKVISEGESSDDDSDIQGPVLRRPTHRVIINDESNYDTSSSESSKQFGESSESSESQSDCSSSSELGNKSLYRRKFLGKPKSKKPPKIVSDTDSDSSDEHLEKCPICLLPFRKQQIGTPASCEHCFCLECLIEWSKNVNTCPVDRQTFAVIHVKDKLGGQIIKCVPVEVTPREEESLDDLTFCEVCHQSDREDRMLLCDGCDCGYHLECLNPPLDEVPVEEWFCPECSQNSQSDAEAVEIDVDEIPDLMEEARTLGVSYGRSYRNNLIQDSFRRIIPRTRHTERVRANILRRNRVDDNLQLSHQLRLDPNQPSTSGLESLGDNSQSRSSSNTSSSRGRNCSNKHSRKSQKSRRSRSSSSDSSDVSVSRNSQRRVGDKSDAGNSGTKKSRRKSSSKRKSSTKKSGSRTKSRKSGRSKKSSNRGTLLREVRITERNENGEEEEIITYVKVASVGPRKRKTKRRKRRRFRRQARTVSSVLANTKKRLASSLGICKPVKGVPALLPSVKNRVVLTERSALTISRYNAGISRLSLLGDGLNLDYSPPGSETEDYHTSVGPTITVQRRSVISSRRHLHLKSIASPQQSQIDLLTSIISDQEIWHSKNNNVTLKANGLIVNEKKEDVDDLKKGKLEEKSVIKTEEIVSTEDRVTGTDAPLEISGIKPELITQAPMYNNPCGGGNRGNFRGGYRDNARHSHGGQNYGRDSLPGSGRHSYGGSGGNFGRDFGPPAFYNPNFEHCGPPMFGGNPPFRNRNPQHFRNERFRFMPPGRPPFAFGEGFEHHSFPERFGRPRSPQASLERPQNNMPVNLPEDTPRNDTAEQQSQDSENTSVRQEEDCDIYCDIETKSDGELQDQQNGSMALLPPPEPPSGLLDFEENSRSEKDSDQELVIDDSQKEDTPKNDKYDPFSVDSDSDSETKKNEEETESKNESQTSKTVAQPEVLDPSLRLSVYDDEEEEDSQADCPNFSIYSSQTIDVARHTEQQLSQQIGPLEPPPLPPSIPDDDDVIVGDVQACDLADIPEPSDPYVEALRKERQTLSKIPPKKISHDSRGKITFKIGTKLKINNRLLGLQEEEEDKESDDEKKKEPEPAKEEETSVDRDEERKKIAKSKLEEELESKEEEKELEKSLSSVNPPPVEEEDVIEQQTEKECLEVSKVDTLKVNLNEVVSAEVTELSPKNVENKLNSECIPKEDVEKLTPLLETSKINDKEESSMKISKSDEKHEEAKIKDVDDLESEKDDKEQRHGGEEEEEEEEDEEEEEEEEEEEISMGRFPIEKDKSDKKSTVEEDANKQTWESDGAYTPCKDELPLKESKSSSEQMSHMESGLEPITPTKDKPDDLDSCRTPVDYNALGTEAISETDEAINFEDELTLLSLRKEKEMEDGEIVEEKSTKEGEKPENDKEDDKKRKKKEKKEKSKETEKNKENIASENQVAWKKLSKSTKERSYRDKEKRSKSKEKEKPKKKKEVVKKKEKRKELPRYDVRKIVAERPSRPRKDEYGRDIREKSRQRSRSRSCSSSKRSRSYSKLRSRSRSRTRLQRSWSRDRRSYSKSLSRRRSLSRGRRKSPKRRSTSRKRSSSRKRSLSRRRSRSVSRKRRSLSRRRSRRSISRSRRSLSRTRQRRSVSRSRRSLSRSRDRRKDKKKYKSRSRSRNRKRSRSKSPRKSSKSKERKHSKRKAQSRSRSKAGSCSRNWEQVDKIVEPDFAREREERESWSAQWTPSWSRSRSKTPQHVQQDAIASREWSPMMENVAVPPKNLTVILTNKEAIKKKKKERRKDSKKGKDEKKRKGKRNRTPPPSKEVFASGDNILVSVCFNKDNENDQTGVPEFPETIPLIPPLKRRRRESLQAEPPKRSKKEKSKDKRSKSPKPKKDKKKKSKAAEIAATKKPVAVIDLDQSPFREQTPSPRDVIVLSDDDDKQIQQITPDQCQPSQNSPPREQFVSQGPKTPPEPQIKFSINKQTNNLRPSMLNPLLDEEEEEEMDERVEEELEMRAQEELELRLKIGPNTPPEPPTSPPTSPDAYDPFDPTKSRSPTPDASQEANSGDERRRSPRKHDSVDGNILEEENIQSQERQSQEKQLEKPKIISMVTIKRASPQRDDANENENNKDIAVSTGNLEVQQNQQNVQNQNNPFAVMNPVLATVAAAVQRSGVFNTSNSNNSQRNLLQPNRISPSNQQKQRSGDRSQAPAVFVNTGKQRGSKSGQTKTNGQNGNDAGTETTDNVDMSSPYSPGSTLSDGIFDPPSPTAYNSPGAGTGGGGTGPVSGSQPIKNSSSKTAKPTDKKDAFDALFGAMPVTKTTSKPSKTKKSEKDKKKKSTNPKFLKKLNRQERVVEEVKLVLKPHYTKKHVTKEEYKDIMRKAVPKICHNKTGEINPKKIAHLIEAYVRKCRNSKKKTTESSSTKASKPTKILWS; the protein is encoded by the exons ATGTCTAGTGACAACGATCAGATTCCTCTGCCTGGTAAGCGGAAGAAACTTGTCATACATGATAGTAATGATAGTGATGAATCTATAGTTCAATCTCACAGAAGGAAAAGGACCTct AAAGTTATTAGTGAAGGTGAAAGTAGTGACGATGATAGTGATATTCAAGGACCTGTTCTTCGCAGACCAACTCAT agGGTTATTATAAATGACGAATCAAATTATGATACTAGCAGTTCAGAGTCTAGCAAGCAATTTG GGGAAAGTAGCGAAAGTtcggaatcacaatcagactgtAGCAGTTCATCAGAATTAGGAAACAAGTCTCTTTACAGACGAAAGTTTCTTGGCAAACCAAAATCTAAAAAACCTCCAAAAATTGTATCTGATACAGATTCAGACAGTAGCGATGAACACCTAGAGAAATGCCCAATTTGTCTACTTCCCTTTAGAAAACAGCAGATAGGAACTCCTGCTTCCTGCGAACATTGTTTTTGTTTGGAATGTTTAATTGAATGgagtaaaaatgtaaataccTGCCCAGTAGATCGACAAACTTTTGCAGTAATTCATGTTAAAGATAAACTTGGTGGCCAG ATTATTAAATGTGTACCAGTGGAAGTTACTCCTCGCGAAGAAGAAAGTCTAGATGATCTTACATTTTGTGAAGTTTGTCATCAAAGCGATAGGGAAGATCGTATGCTTCTTTgtgatggttgtgattgtggttacCATTTGGAATGTTTGAATCCTCCTTTAGATGAAGTTCCTGTTGAAGAGTGGTTTTGTCCCGAGTGTTCACAAAACAGTCAAAGCGATGCAGAAGCT GTGGAAATTGATGTGGATGAAATCCCAGATTTAATGGAAGAAGCTCGTACGCTTGGTGTTTCTTATGGACGATCTTATCGCAACAATTTGATCCAAGACTCTTTCCGAAGAATTATACCTCGTACTAGACATACTGAACGTGTTAGAGCTAACATTCTCAG gaGAAACAGAGTGGAtgataatttacaattatcTCATCAATTAAGACTTGATCCAAACCAACCTTCTACTTCAGGTTTGGAGTCTCTTGGAGATAACAGTCAAAGTCGGTCTTCAAGTAACACCTCCAGTTCTAGAGGTCGAAATTGTTCAAATAAACATTCTCGAAAATCACAAAAATCTCGAAGAAGTAGAAGTAGTTCAAGTGACTCTAGCGATGTAAGTGTTTCTAGAAATTCGCAAAGAAGAGTTGGCGATAAAAGTGATGCTGGGAACTCTGGTACTAAAAAATCCAGAAGAAAAAGTAGTAGCAAAAGAAAAAGTAGTACGAAAAAAAGTGGAAGTAGAACTAAATCAAGAAAATCTGGAAGATCTAAGAAATCATCTAACCGGGGTACACTGTTAAGAGAAGTTAGAATTACAGAGCGTAATGAAAACGGGGAAGAAGAAGAGATTATAACATATGTGAAAGTGGCTTCAGTTGGGCCgcgaaaaagaaaaacaaaaagaagaaaG AGAAGACGGTTCAGAAGACAAGCTAGAACTGTGTCCAGTGTTTTAGCTAATACCAAAAAAAGACTTGCAAGTTCTTTGGGTATTTGTAAGCCAGTTAAAGGTGTTCCCGCTTTACTGCCTAGTGTTAAAAACCGTGTAGTTTTAACGGAAAGATCCGCGTTGACTATTTCTAGATATAATGCTGGAATTTCAAGGCTTAGCTTACTTGGAGATGGTTTAAATCTGGATTACAGTCCTCCAGG ATCAGAGACGGAAGATTATCACACAAGTGTTGGTCCTACCATAACCGTTCAAAGACGCTCTGTGATTTCTTCCCGAAGACATCTACATCTAAAAAGTATTGCTAGTCCACAACAATCACAAATTGATCTTttaacaagcataataagtgACCAAGAAATTTGGcattcaaaaaataataatgtaactTTAAAAGCTAATGGTCTCATTGTGAATGAAAAGAAAGAAGATGTCGACGATTTGAAGAAAGGAAAGCTAGAAGAAAAAAGCGTGATTAAAACAGAAGAAATAGTATCTACAGAAGACAGAGTTACTGGAACTGATGCTCCGTTAGAAATTTCCGGAATTAAACCAGAGCTAATTACACAGGCTCCAATGTATAACAATCCTTGTGGGGGAGGAAACAGAGGCAATTTCAGAGGTGGCTACAGGGATAATGCAAGGCATAGTCACGGTGGACAGAACTACGGTAGAGATTCTTTACCTGGAAGTGGAAGGCACAGTTATGGAGGAAGTGGAGGTAATTTTGGAAGAGATTTTGGACCACCTGCATTTTATAATCCAAATTTTGAACACTGTGGGCCTCCAATGTTCGGAGGCAATCCTCCGTTTAGAAATCGCAACCCTCAACACTTCAGAAACGAAag ATTCCGCTTCATGCCTCCAGGAAGACCTCCATTTGCTTTCGGTGAAGGTTTTGAACATCACTCCTTTCCCGAAAGATTTGGTCGTCCTAGATCTCCTCAAGCTTCTCTCGAGCGTCCTCAAAATAATATGCCAGTAAATCTACCAGAAGACACTCCAAGAAATGACACTGCAGAACAACAGTCGCAAGATAGTGAAAATACTTCAGTCAGACAAGAGGAAGATTGTGATATTTATTGTGACATTGAAACAAAGTCAGATGGAGAACTTCAGGATCAACAAAATGGTTCCATGGCTTTGTTACCACCTCCAGAACCACCATCAGGACTCCtagattttgaagaaaattcaAGAAGTGAAAAAGACAGTGACCAAGAATTAGTTATCGATGATAGTCAAAAAGAAGACACTCCGAAAAATGATAAGTATGATCCTTTTTCCGTGGACAGTGACAGTGACAGTGAAACGAAGAAAAACGAGGAAGAAACAGAATCAAAAAATGAAAGTCAGACATCGAAGACTGTAGCACAACCTGAAGTTCTGGATCCATCGCTTCGTTTGTCAGTTTACGAcgatgaagaagaagaggatTCTCAAGCAGACTGTCCAAACTTCTCCATTTATTCTTCGCAAACAATTGACGTAGCACGACATACCGAACAACAATTATCACAGCAAATCGGACCTCTCGAACCACCACCGCTTCCGCCTTCGATTCCAGATGATGATGATGTTATTGTCGGTGATGTTCAAGCTTGCGATCTTGCTGACATTCCAGAACCGTCTGATCCATACGTTGAAGCTTTGCGGAAGGAAAGACAAACTTTGAGTAAAATCCCGCCAAAGAAAATTTCTCATGATAGCAGAGGCAAGATTACCTTCAAAATTGGTACTAAATTGAAGATCAACAATAGATTGCTAGGActgcaagaagaagaagaagacaaaGAGAGTGACGATGAGAAGAAAAAGGAACCTGAG ccagcaaaagaagaagaaacgtcTGTTGATCGTGatgaagaaaggaaaaaaattgCCAAGAGTAAACTCGAGGAAGAACTTGAatcaaaagaagaagaaaaggaattAGAAAAATCATTATCGTCTGTAAATCCGCCTCCAGTTGAAGAGGAAGATGTGATTGAACAACAAACAGAAAAAGAGTGTTTAGAAGTATCCAAAGTTGATACGCTAAAAGTTAATTTGAATGAAGTTGTTTCTGCAGAAGTAACTGAGTTATCGCCAAAAAATGTAGAGAACAAATTAAACAGTGAGTGTATACCGAAAGAAGATGTTGAAAAGTTAACACCACTTCTTGAAACATCGAAGATCAATGACAAAGAAGAAAGTTcaatgaaaatttcgaaatcggaTGAGAAACATGAGGAAGCAAAAATTAAGGATGTAGATGATTTAGAGAGCGAAAAAGACGACAAAGAACAACGTCATGGCggtgaagaagaagaggaggaagaggaagatgaggaggaagaagaagaggaagaagaggaagagattTCAATGGGAAGATTTCCCATTGAAAAAGACAAATCTGACAAAAAAAGTACTGTCGAAGAAGACGCTAATAAGCAAACATGGGAATCAGATGGAGCCTATACTCCGTGCAAAGATGAACTCCCTTTGAAGGAATCAAAATCTTCTTCCGAACAAATGTCACATATGGAAAGTGGTTTAGAACCAATTACGCCCACGAAAGATAAACCTGACGATTTGGATAGTTGCAGAACGCCTGTAGATTATAACGCTTTAGGTACTGAAGCTATTTCTGAGACGGATGAAGCAATTAATTTTGAAGATGAACTCACTTTATTAAGTTTGAGAAAGGAGAAGGAAATGGAGGATGGAGAAATCGTTGAAGAAAAGAGTACTAAAGAAGGCGAGAAACCTGAAAATGACAAAGAAGATGACAAGAAacggaaaaagaaagagaagaaagaaaaaagtaagGAGACAGAgaagaataaagaaaatattgctTCAGAAAATCAAGTAGCATGGAAGAAACTTTCTAAAAGTACAAAAGAGAGATCTTATAGGGATAAAGAGAAGCGATCAAAATCAAAGGAGAAAGAGAAaccgaagaaaaagaaggaagtggttaagaagaaagaaaagaggaaAGAATTACCCAGATATGATGTTAGAAAAATAGTTGCTGAAAGACCTTCGAGACCAAGAAAAGACGAATATGGAAGAGATATCAGAGAGAAATCAAGGCAAAGAAGCAGATCTAGAAGTTGTAGTTCATCCAAACGTTCTAGATCGTATTCCAAACTTCGATCCAGAAGCAGATCTAGGACTAGATTACAAAGATCATGGTCAAGGGACCGTAGATCATACTCAAAATCTCTTTCAAGAAGAAGATCGCTTTCTCGAGGAAGACGTAAGTCGCCCAAAAGACGATCAACTTCCAGAAAAAGATCTTCTTCAAGGAAACGATCGCTGTCCAGAAGAAGATCGAGGTCGGTTTCCAGAAAGAGAAGGTCATTGTCTCGAAGAAGATCTAGAAGATCTATCTCGAGGTCCAGAAGATCCCTTTCAAGGACTAGACAAAGAAGATCCGTATCGAGATCCAGGAGATCTTTATCCAGATCACGCGACAGGCGCAAGGATAAGAAGAAATATAAGTCTCGAAGTCGATCAAGGAACCGCAAGCGGTCTCGATCAAAATCACCCCGTAAATCTTCGAAATCTAAGGAGAGGAAACATTCGAAACGAAAAGCACAAAGCAGGTCGAGATCCAAAGCAGGTTCTTGCTCAAGGAATTGGGAACAAGTTGACAAAATTGTGGAACCAGACTTCGCAAGAGAAAGGGAGGAAAGAGAATCCTGGAGTGCTCAATGGACACCTTCTTGGTCAAGATCCAGATCCAAAACGCCACAGCATGTACAACAAGATGCAATTGCATCCAGGGAATGGTCTCCAATGATGGAAAATGTTGCAGTTCCGCCAAAAAATTTGACTGTAATTTTAACCAATAAAGAAGCTattaagaagaaaaagaaagaacgtCGAAAGGATAGTAAAAAGGGGAAAgatgaaaaaaagagaaaggggAAGAGAAATAGAACTCCTCCACCATCAAAAGAAGTGTTCGCCAGTGGAGACAATATTTTGGTCAGTGTGTGTTTCAACAAGGATAATGAGAATGACCAAACGGGAGTTCCAGAATTTCCAGAAACGATTCCTTTGATTCCTCCTCTGAAACGACGTCGTAGGGAATCCTTACAGGCAGAGCCTCCAAAGCGTTCAAAGAAAGAGAAGTCAAAGGATAAGcggtccaaatctccaaagcctAAAAAAGACAAAAAGAAGAAATCTAAAGCAGCTGAAATAGCGGCCACGAAGAAACCAGTAGCCGTGATTGATCTGGATCAATCTCCGTTCAGAGAACAGACACCATCGCCAAGAGACGTGATAGTCCTCAGTGATGACGATGACAAACAAATTCAGCAAATCACACCAGATCAGTGTCAGCCTTCACAAAATTCTCCACCGCGAGAACAGTTTGTTTCTCAAGGTCCAAAAACACCTCCTGAACCACAAATAAAATTctcaataaataaacaaaccaaCAACTTACGACCATCAATGTTGAATCCCCTTTTGGatgaggaggaagaagaagagatgGATGAAAGGGTTGAAGAAGAATTAGAGATGAGAGCACAAGAAGAATTGGAATTAAGATTGAAAATTGGACCGAATACCCCTCCTGAACCTCCAACTTCTCCTCCAACTAGTCCAGATGCTTATGATCCATTTGATCCAACAAAATCTAGGTCACCAACACCAGATGCCAGCCAAGAAGCAAATTCCGGCGATGAAAGAAGGAGGTCCCCAAGGAAACACGACTCTGTTGATGGAAATATCCTTGAAGAGGAAAACATCCAGTCGCAGGAAAGGCAGAGCCAAGAGAAGCAGCTGGAGAAGCCTAAAATTATTTCTATGGTGACAATTAAAAGAGCTTCTCCACAACGGGATGATgcgaatgaaaatgaaaacaatAAGGATATAGCAGTTTCAACTGGGAATTTAGAGGTACAACAGAATcaacaaaatgtacaaaatcaaaataatcCTTTCGCGGTGATGAATCCTGTACTGGCTACGGTAGCTGCAGCAGTACAAAGAAGTGGTGTATTCAATACGTCCAATTCAAACAATAGCCAACGTAACTTGTTACAGCCAAATAGAATCTCACCAAGTAATCAACAAAAGCAGCGTTCAGGGGATCGTTCTCAAGCACCTGCAGTGTTTGTGAACACTGGAAAGCAAAGAGGATCAAAATCTGGTCAGACAAAAACGAATGGACAGAATGGCAATGATGCAGGTACGGAAACAACAGACAACGTGGATATGTCTTCTCCTTATTCGCCTGGCTCAACTCTTAGCGATGGTATTTTCGATCCACCGAGTCCTACGGCTTATAATTCACCTGGAGCTGGAACCGGTGGTGGTGGAACAGGGCCTGTTAGTGGATCCCAACCTATTAAAAACAGCAGTTCGAAAACAGCAAAGCCCACTGATAAGAAAGACGCTTTCGATGCACTTTTTGGTGCTATGCCAGTTACGAAGACTACCAGTAAACCAAGCAAAACCAAAAAGTCTGAGAAGGATAAGAAGAAAAAGTCCACAAATCCAAAA TTCCTAAAGAAATTAAATCGCCAAGAACGAGTGGTGGAAGAAGTAAAGTTGGTCTTGAAGCCTCATTATACAAAAAAACATGTTACAAAGGAAGAATACAAGGATATTATGCGTAAAGCAGTACCCAAG atATGTCACAATAAGACAGGAGAAATCAATCCGAAGAAAATCGCCCATTTAATTGAAGCTTACGTTAGAAAATGCAGAAATAGTAAGAAAAAAACTACTGAGAGTTCCTCTACGAAGGCCTCTAAACCCAC AAAAATTTTGTGGAGTTGA